The Salvelinus fontinalis isolate EN_2023a chromosome 9, ASM2944872v1, whole genome shotgun sequence genome has a window encoding:
- the LOC129862109 gene encoding zinc finger C3H1 domain-containing protein-like isoform X1, producing MDSKSINRSPREEGELEDGEICDDDTEENVFAQQQGKKRPSSMNNSNSSRNTRKLKQPARNVLPVVGSQPTDFRLLIPYNRGPHSHSSGFTANHRQQGGPSGPDRPPLGPRCDQSPRSSFWERSHTALDRLRHRGKLDDGRGDWGRGGWGDGCGGGREAGRPPPGRYVPGENHSNKNESPSRSKQKVMMGRNQVRNQQMHNNNVAKIENGLDESFEDLLTKYKQIQLELECIRKEENLVLKPKDLPAQNESEVSASIPQTEPLLDANSIPNEAAAEDAAVDPSGPEKMEEKRGFQAFNLKPLRQKLLTPAEIDALKTKTEKKDSEKEDSDVEKGQVEPAAIPAATPKGEEGKDGVEKEADKKEGEKEAKICCVCCSRESDYPKKEGEKDMKVCCVCCSKSSEDSTKSPVKPGVKGSNEDEDLSELQLRLLALQSASRKWQQKEQQVMKESKDKITKAKPSQEKTSSSSSAKPPERGRVTTRSASAASEKAKALASKPQEKTKAGAKPPAEKGKAPVKGYPGRKTVSPGSAAKQAFRKQQLRTWKLQQERDQEEQRRQEEEERRRREEEIRKIRDLSNQDEQYNRFMKLVGGSKPPRNRSKSKDSDHTRKSSGKQGLDTSGNLYQYDNYDEVAMDTDSETNSPASSPVHDPFEVPGCFSHMPMPFRMDSPTQCRMDLGQPRFLSVIPSAPPPPLPPMPPPPDELEPPPKPPFADEEEEEEMLLRETCLMSMANKKVPLPEDMTLDSSPPSPSLLVSLVQPVPRSNPSVVSLNTAPQPWSNKFSRGHHLPRLPLMLPRHKAVVVQLNGSDDSDSDMEACSSSTQTQSVFGGLEFMIKEARRNAEAAKPKPTSGPEKENKPGRTPEALSEEKKTEYRLLKEEIASREKQKILKDHSPRGVPSPAGSDPDVDFAAKAAVELQLTEAETRLTKHGNLLLKDEAILRQLLQQEQKKEEALKAAEAKVTKLKEQLLASEKIVSANKTLLNRLQEQVHRVQNRVSVKKNHSLKLEEVLVQAQAAAGRKPGGQKRRTDISHSSPVKRLCVEVSVAPRGSERHFADLLAQKQRLQQLESEYAFKIQKLKEAQALHNRGVVPEPPPPQAASTPLPRARHPSIPPTSPFPLPQPSLHDLTQDKLTLVSSEDPTETEENDLEPAATARPSARSVRRRSFRETGSFTKPKLDSGGTGLVKDSPAKPVRVKASGPGELFLGLEVEALQRRDQQQARLGELLLGELRALGGTVEKPPSGKVISEDVDTMAAQSGCAELKPVPFGPYRSPLLVFKSYRFSPYFRTKEKLSLSSVSYSNVVAPKKCFCRFDLTGTCNDDDCQWQHMRNCAFGGNQLFQDILSYNLALIGCSESSTTDVINVATEKYIKQLFGANNDRMGMDQKAVLLVSKVNESKRHVPPFTTCKDLRRWRPQPAHQASPNTGDDSWDESRDTGPVKYDGCSKRSLSVALDVCVTPDDKRYFISETDDISNLETSVLESPRNAQLWIKLAFKYLSQKEVSAAECLDASLNTLSRALEDNRDNPEIWCYYLSLFSRRGKRDEVQEMCEMAVEHAPDYQVWWSYLTTESLFEGKDYVCGRLLQYLLDCVGTSGLSERLSFQLLESLLYRVQLSVFTGRLQNALAILQNALKSVTERCIADYLTISDRCLVWLSFIHLTEFDRLPASLYDPANSNPSRVVSIEAFTLPWRTPLDVRTEPDTLIAVFEDALRQCTDQTLPPSERTLACLPLHTNLITTYSLLGRYDAGLELCASLLALCPHSCALLDALSGLYVGKGDGEQGVGVWLRALSQCPHNAEVFYHTCKFLMAQEKSSCIAPLFRGFVLSFCDEERSDQQPVDVLRYILGIPTEDILRGPVIKKQLKEQLSHQMPYLNLVHCLWQWVHGNVGEAMDAFERALGAVMQLDVLHKLWIDYLLFTSSKLAGSPSNSRELRVLSDLVQRCLVTVPSRLEVPFSSAQYWNCFRFHNKVVSHYLSCLPHTQHPHVLERLRYTMPTNAELALRLLHQEWQDGNIEHLKFQARMLSSSVPNCLANWKIVIAVERELKERSEVRLLYQQALQNLPLCATLWKDRLLFEAAEGGKTDKLRKLVDKCQEVGVSLSEPLNLCSSKMEGEEH from the exons ATGGATTCAAAGTCAATCAATCGGTCTCCGAGAGAAGAAGGGGAGCTCGAAGACGGAGAGATCTGCGATGATGACACCGAGGAAAATGTGTTTGCGCAACAGCAGGGTAAAAAGAGGCCTAGTAGCATGAATAACAGCAACTCCTCACGGAATACACGAAAATTGAAACAACCGGCCCGAAATGTACTACCTGTCGTGGGTAGCCAGCCTACAGATTTTCGACTTTTAATTCCATACAATCGCGGACCTCATTCGCACAGTTCCGGCTTTACCGCAAACCACAGACAGCAAGGCGGACCAAGTGGACCCGACCGGCCGCCACTGGGACCACGCTGTGACCAGAGCCCGCGTTCCAGTTTCTGGGAACGAAGTCACACAGCCCTGGATCGATTGAGGCACCGGGGGAAACTAGATGATGGTCGCGGGGATTGGGGACGAGGAGGCTGGGGAGACGGGtgtgggggaggaagagaggctgGTAGGCCTCCCCCTGGTCGTTATGTGCCCGGGGAGAATCACAGTAACAAGAATGAATCTCCCTCGAGAAGCAAAC AGAAGGTAATGATGGGGAGGAATCAGGTAAGAAACCAACAGATGCACAACAACAATGTTGCCAAAATCGAGAATGGGCTTGATGAGAGTTTTGAGGACCTGCTCACCAAGTACAAGCAGATTCAGCTGGAGCTGGAATGTATTAGAAAAGAAGAGAACCTGGTTCTGAAGCCCAAAGACCTGCCTGCTCAGAACGAGTCTGAGGTCTCTGCAAGTATTCCCCAAACCGAGCCATTACTCGACGCTAACAGTATTCCCAATGAAGCCGCTGCAGAGGACGCTGCAGTGGACCCGTCAGGCCCAGAGAAGATGGAGGAGAAAAGGGGTTTTCAGGCGTTCAATCTCAAACCTCTACGTCAGAAACTCCTCACTCCTGCAGAAATTGACGCGCTCAAAACAAAAACGGAAAAGAAAGACTCAGAGAAGGAGGACAGTGACGTGGAAAAAGGTCAAGTTGAACCAGCTGCTATCCCGGCTGCTACTCCCAAAG gagaggagggaaaagatGGTGTGGAGAAAGAGGCAGACAaaaaagagggggagaaggaagCAAAAATATGTTGTGTTTGCTGTAGCAGGGAATCAGATTACCCGAAGAAAGAAGGTGAGAAGGATATGAAAGTCTGCTGTGTGTGCTGCAGCAAATCATCAGAGGACTCCACTAAATCCCCTGTCAAG ccTGGAGTGAAGGGGAGTAATGAAGATGAGGACCTGTCTGAGCTGCAGCTGCGTCTCCTGGCCCTGCAGTCAGCCAGCAGGAAGTGGCAGCAGAAAGAACAGCAAGTGATGAAGGAGAGCAAAGATAAGATCACCAAGGCCAAGCCCTCCCAGGAGAAGACATCCAGCTCCTCCAGTGCCAAACCACCAGAGAGGGGCAGAGTCACCACCAGGTCTGCCTCTGCTGCCTCGGAGAAGGCCAAAGCTCTGGCCAGCAAGCCCCAGGAGAAGACCAAGGCTGGGGCAAAGCCTCCAGCGGAGAAGGGCAAAGCTCCGGTTAAGGGGTATCCAGGGAGGAAGACAGTCAGCCCAG GCTCAGCAGCAAAGCAGGCGTTCCGAAAGCAGCAGCTAAGGACGTGGAAGCTccaacaggagagagaccaggagGAGCAGCgtagacaggaggaggaagaacgccgccggagggaggaagagatccGCAAGATCCGGGACCTTTCCAATCAGGACGAGCAGTACAACCGCTTCATGAAGCTGGTGGGCGGGTCTAAGCCGCCGCGCAACCGGAGCAAG TCCAAGGACAGCGACCACACCAGGAAGTCTTCTGGTAAACAGGGATTGGACACCTCAGGGAACCTCTACCAGTACGACAACTACGACGAGGTTGCCATGGATACTGATAGTGAGACCAATTCCCCAG CGTCTTCTCCAGTACATGATCCATTTGAGGTCCCAGGATGCTTCAGTCACATGCCTATGCCTTTCCGTATGGATTCCCCCACTCAATGCAGAATG GATTTGGGACAGCCACGTTTCCTGTCCGTCATTCCGTCTGCGCCCCCTCCACCCTTACCCCCAATGCCCCCACCCCCGGATGAGCTGGAGCCTCCCCCAAAGCCGCCTTTCGCTgacgaggaagaggaagaggagatgtTGCTCAGAGAGACCTGCCTCATGTCCATGGCCAACAAGAAGGTTCCACTGCCCGAG GATATGACCCTTGACAGcagccccccctctccctccctcctggtcaGTCTGGTCCAACCAGTGCCCAGGAGCAACCCTAGTGTGGTCAGCCTCAACACGGCACCCCAGCCATGGAGCAACAAGTTCAGCCGAGGGCACCACCTTCCCAGGCTACCACTGATG CTCCCACGGCACAAGGCGGTGGTGGTACAACTGAACGGTTCAGACGACAGTGACTCAGACATGGAGGCCTGCAGCAGCTCTACACAGACACAGTCTGTCTTTGGAGGCCTGGAGTTCATGATCAAGGAGGCACGCAGGAACGCAGAG GCAGCGAAACCCAAACCGACTTCAGGACCTGAGAAGGAGAACAAGCCAGGCAGAACCCCGGAGGCTCTATCTGAAGAGAAGAAGACGGAGTATCGGCTGCTCAAAGAAGAAATAGCCag TAGGGAGAAGCAGAAGATTCTGAAGGACCACAGTCCCCGAGGTGTGCCCTCTCCTGCAGGCTCTGATCCTGATGTGGACTTCGCTGCCAAGGCAGCGGTCGAGCTGCAGCTGACCGAGGCAGAGACTAGGCTCACCAAACACGG GAATCTGCTCCTGAAGGATGAGGCCATCCTGAGGCAGCTCTTACAGCAGGAGCAGAAGAAGGAGGAGGCATTGAAGGCAGCTGAGGCCAAAGTGACCAAGCTCAAAGAACAGCTCCTGGCCTCAGAGAAGATAGTCAGTGCCAACAAGACTCTCCTCAACAGACTCCAGGAACAG GTTCATCGTGTTCAGAACCGCGTGTCAGTGAAGAAGAACCACAGCCTGAAGCTGGAGGAGGTGCTGGTCCAAGCCCAGGCTGCTGCAGGCAGAAAGCCAGGCGGTCAGAAACGACGCACGGACATCAGCCACTCCTCG CCTGTGAAACGACTGTGTGTGGAAGTCTCCGTCGCTCCCCGCGGCTCAGAAAGGCACTTCGCCGACCTCCTTGCCCAGAAGCAGCGTCTGCAGCAGCTGGAGTCAGAATACGCCTTCAAGATCCAGAAACTAAAGGAGGCCCAGGCCCTCCACAACAGAGGGGTGGTCCCTGAACCCCCTCCACCCCAGGCcgcctccacccctctccccagGGCTCGTCACCCCAGCATTCCCCCCACCAGCCCCTTCCCCCTGCCCCAGCCCTCCCTGCATGACCTCACCCAGGATAAACTCACCCTGGTCAGCAGCGAAGACCCTACCGAGACGGAGGAGAACGACTTGGAGCCTGCCGCCACAGCCAGGCCCTCGGCCCGGAGTGTTCGTAGACGCTCCTTCAGAGAGACCGGCTCCTTCACCAAGCCTAAGCTGGACTCTGGTGGGACTGGGCTGGTCAAGGATAGTCCAGCCAAGCCAGTCAGGGTTAAGGCCTCGGGGCCCGGGGAGCTGTTCCTGGGACTAGAGGTGGAGGCCCTGCAGAGGAGGGACCAGCAGCAGGCCAGACTGGGAGagctgctgctgggggaactaCGGGCGCTAGGAGGCACTGTTGAGAAACCCCCTTCTGGGAAG GTGATATCGGAGGATGTGGACACCATGGCTGCCCAATCAGGCTGTGCCGAGCTGAAGCCTGTCCCGTTTGGACCATATCGCAGCCCTCTCCTGGTCTTTAAGTCTTATCG GTTCAGTCCATACTTTCGGACCAAGGAGAAGTTATCACTCAGTTCTGTGTCTTACAGCAATGTTGTAGCGCCCAAAAAGTGTTTCTGTCGCTTTGACCTCACGGGCACATGCAATGACGATGACTGCCAGTG GCAGCACATGAGAAACTGCGCTTTTGGTGGAAACCAGCTGTTCCAGGATATCCTATCGTACAACCTGGCCCTGATTGGCTGCTCTGAGAGCAGTACTACTGATGTCATCAATGTTGCCACAG AGAAGTATATAAAACAGCTGTTTGGGGCTAACAACGATCGCATGGGGATGGACCAGAAGGCTGTTCTACTCGTCAGCAAAGTGAACGAAAGCAAAAGACATG TCCCTCCCTTCACCACGTGTAAGGATCTCAGGAGGTGGAGGCCTCAGCCCGCTCACCAGGCTAGCCCAAACACAGGGGACGACAGCTGGGATGAGAGTAGAGACACTGGTCCAGTCAAATACG ACGGTTGTTCCAAGAGAAGTCTGTCTGTTGCCCTGGATGTGTGTGTGACTCCAGACGACAAGCGCTACTTCATTAGTGAAACTGACGACATATCTAACTTGGAGACCAGTGTCCTGGAGAGCCCCCGCAACGCACAGCTCTGGATCAAACTGGCCTTCAAATACCTCAGCCAGAAAGAAGT GTCAGCGGCTGAGTGCCTGGACGCTTCGTTGAACACTCTGTCTCGGGCCCTGGAAGACAACCGGGACAACCCAGAGATCTGGTGCTATTACCTGTCTCTGTTCTCCCGCCGAGGGAAGAGGGATGAGGTGCAGGAGATGTGTGAGATGGCTGTGGAGCACGCCCCCGACTACCAAGTCTGGTGGAGT TACCTAACCACGGAGAGCTTGTTTGAGGGGAAGGACTATgtgtgtggtcgtctgctgcagtaCCTGCTGGACTGTGTGGGGACTAGTGGTCTCTCTGAGAGGCTGTCCTTCCAGCTATTGGAGtctctactctacagggtccaaCTCAGTGTGTTCACAGGCCGGCTACAGAATGCCCTGGCCATCCTACAG AATGCCTTGAAGTCAGTCACTGAGCGGTGCATTGCTGATTACCTGACCATAAGTGACCGTTGCCTGGTCTGGCTGTCCTTCATCCACCTGACGGAGTTTGACCGCCTGCCGGCCAGTCTGTACGACCCGGCTAACTCCAACCCCTCCAGGGTGGTCAGCATCGAGGCCTTCACCCTCCCTTGGAGAACACCTCTCGACGTCCGCACAGAGCCTGACACACTAATCGCTGTGTTCGAAG ATGCACTGCGTCAGTGCACAGACCAGACTCTGCCTCCCAGTGAGAGAACCCTGGCCTGTCTGCCTCTACACACTAACCTCATCACTACCTATAGCCTGCTGGGAAG GTACGATGCAGGCCTGGAGCTGTGTGCGTCCCTGTTGGCACTGTGCCCGCATTCATGTGCCCTGTTGGATGCCCTGTCAGGCCTGTATGTGGGGAAGGGTGATGGAGAgcagggtgttggggtgtggcTACGGGCACTGTCCCAGTGTCCACACAACGCAGAGGTCTTCTACCACACCTGCAAGTTCCTCATGGCTCAG GAGAAGTCCAGTTGCATCGCTCCTCTGTTCCGGGGGTTCGTCCTGTCTTTCTGTGACGAGGAGAGAAGTGACCAGCAACCTGTGGATGTGCTACG GTACATCCTTGGTATTCCAACAGAGGACATCCTAAGAGGCCCAGTTATCAAAAAACAACTTAAAGAGCAGCTTAGCCACCAGATGCCTTACCTAAACCTAGTCCATTG TCTGTGGCAGTGGGTGCACGGTAACGTTGGGGAGGCGATGGATGCATTTGAGAGAGCCCTCGGAGCCGTAATGCAGCTAGATGTTCTTCACAAGCTGTGGATAGA TTATCTCCTCTTTACCAGCAGTAAGCTAGCTGGGAGCCCATCCAACAGCAGAGAGCTCCGGGTGTTATCAGACCTGGTTCAGCGTTGTCTGGTAACTGTCCCGTCTAGGCTTGAGGTTCCGTTCAGCTCAGCCCAGTACTGGAACTGCTTCAGATTTCACAACAAG GTTGTCTCCCACTACCTGAGCTGTCTGCCTCATACCCAGCACCCCCATGTCCTGGAGAGACTACGATACACCATGCCCACCAATGCTGAACTTGCCCTGAG GTTGCTGCATCAAGAATGGCAGGATGGAAACATAGAACATCTGAAATTCCAAGCCAGAATGTTGAGCAGTAGCGTTCCAAACTGTCTGGCCAACTGGAAAAT AGTGATCGCTGTGGAGAGGGAACTGAAGGAGCGCTCCGAG GTCCGGCTTCTTTATCAGCAAGCCCTGCAAAACCTTCCactgtgtgccaccctatggaaAGAT cGCCTGCTGTTTGAAGCTGCGGAGGGAGGTAAAACTGATAAACTGAGGAAACTTGTTGACAAGTGTCAAGAGGTGGGAGTGAGTCTAAGTGAGCCCCTAAATTTATGCTCGAGcaaaatggagggagaggagcaCTGA